In a genomic window of Acidobacteriota bacterium:
- a CDS encoding ATP-binding protein, which translates to MRFFNTAGPINPEMHYSIPPLERLDADDLLLLIRQWKYFVLHAPRQTGKTSALLALRDQLNLVGEFRCVYVNVEGGQTAREDVREGVRAILSALARAARHGLDDLFVAEVWRDILEGSGPNDALGDTLARWSEADAKPLVLLIDEIDSLIGDTLLAVLRQLRAGYPDRPRRFPQSVILCGVRDVRDYRIQSAAENQIIAGGSAFNIRAESLRLGDFSRRDVESLLGQHTDESGQVFTDEARGEIWELTQGQPWLVNALAYEACFRNKTGRDRSREIAGEAIQDACEQLILRRETHLDQLTDKLQEERVRRVIEPLLEGSDAVDSIPADDLEYARDLGLVTRTRPVAIANPIYREVIPRDLTYTTQEMSIHQDPAWYIDDDGALRVGKLLTAFQEFFREHSEHWVERFQYKEAGPQLLLQAFLQRIVNSGGRIEREYGLGRRRTDLLMVWPVGGRSGETRAGTDRPAQKVVVECKVLRRSLDETLREGLAQTRAYMDRCTAAEGHLVIFDRTEGKPWVEKIYRRNETEGGAPVTVWGM; encoded by the coding sequence TTCGTGCTGCACGCGCCGCGCCAGACGGGCAAGACCTCTGCGTTGCTGGCGTTGAGGGACCAACTCAACCTGGTTGGCGAGTTCCGTTGCGTGTACGTCAACGTCGAAGGCGGCCAAACGGCGCGGGAGGACGTGCGGGAGGGCGTGCGAGCGATTCTCAGCGCTCTGGCCAGAGCGGCGCGCCACGGGCTCGACGACTTGTTCGTAGCCGAGGTCTGGCGTGACATCCTCGAAGGATCCGGTCCCAACGATGCACTTGGGGACACACTGGCTCGCTGGTCCGAAGCCGATGCGAAACCGCTGGTGCTCCTGATCGACGAGATCGATTCCCTGATTGGCGACACCCTGCTTGCGGTGTTGCGGCAACTCCGGGCCGGCTATCCGGACCGCCCGCGCCGGTTTCCCCAGAGCGTGATCCTGTGCGGCGTGCGCGACGTGCGCGACTATCGCATTCAGTCTGCAGCGGAGAACCAGATCATCGCCGGCGGCAGCGCCTTCAACATTCGCGCCGAATCCCTGCGGCTGGGAGACTTCTCGCGGCGTGACGTCGAGTCCCTGCTGGGGCAGCACACCGACGAGTCGGGACAGGTGTTCACGGACGAGGCACGAGGCGAGATCTGGGAGTTGACCCAGGGACAGCCGTGGTTGGTGAACGCCTTGGCCTACGAAGCGTGTTTCAGGAACAAGACCGGACGGGACCGCAGCCGGGAGATCGCCGGAGAAGCCATCCAGGACGCATGCGAACAATTGATCCTCCGACGAGAAACGCATCTGGACCAGCTCACGGACAAGCTTCAGGAAGAGCGGGTACGCCGGGTAATTGAACCGCTGTTGGAAGGCTCCGACGCCGTCGACTCGATTCCAGCCGATGATCTGGAGTATGCGCGCGACCTGGGCCTTGTGACGAGAACCCGCCCCGTCGCCATCGCCAATCCCATTTACCGGGAGGTGATCCCCCGCGATCTGACCTACACGACGCAGGAGATGTCGATCCATCAGGATCCCGCATGGTACATCGACGATGACGGCGCCCTGCGGGTCGGAAAGTTGCTGACCGCGTTCCAGGAGTTCTTTCGGGAGCACTCGGAGCACTGGGTGGAGCGGTTCCAGTACAAGGAAGCCGGTCCGCAGTTGCTGTTGCAGGCATTCCTGCAGCGTATCGTCAACAGCGGCGGGCGGATCGAGCGCGAGTACGGATTGGGCCGGCGGCGGACCGACCTGCTGATGGTGTGGCCTGTGGGCGGACGCTCCGGCGAGACGAGAGCCGGGACGGATCGGCCGGCGCAGAAGGTGGTCGTCGAATGCAAGGTGCTGCGCCGAAGCCTCGACGAGACGCTCCGCGAGGGTCTGGCGCAGACGCGCGCCTACATGGACCGCTGCACTGCGGCGGAGGGACACTTGGTGATTTTCGACCGCACCGAGGGCAAGCCGTGGGTAGAAAAGATCTATCGCCGCAACGAGACGGAAGGCGGCGCGCCGGTGACCGTGTGGGGGATGTGA